The following coding sequences lie in one Rutidosis leptorrhynchoides isolate AG116_Rl617_1_P2 chromosome 4, CSIRO_AGI_Rlap_v1, whole genome shotgun sequence genomic window:
- the LOC139843438 gene encoding oligoribonuclease produces the protein MDRISNAFSLLELDVEDDRKETTSSADNNTKKANGDVGDSKKDKVIYEGDYKMPLVWIDLEMTGLNIEVDRILEIACIITDGNLTKTIEGPDLIIHQTKECMDKMGEWCQKHHAASGLTENVIQSSITEKEAERKVVEFIKKHVGTYTPMIAGNSVYVDFMFLKKYMPDLASIFHHVVVDVSSVTALCIRWFPKEKKKAPRKEKKHRAMDDIKESIAELKYYKENVFKPSKSKK, from the exons ATGGACCGCATTTCAAACGCCTTTTCGTTGCTAGAACTGGATGTCGAGGATGATAGGAAAGAGACAACCAGCTCTGCGGATAATAATACAAAGAAAGCAAATG GTGATGTAGGTGACTCTAAGAAAGATAAAGTTATCTATGAAGGAGATTATAAGATGCCGCTCGTGTGGATCGACTTGGAAATGACAG GTTTGAATATTGAAGTAGATAGAATATTGGAGATTGCTTGTATTATTACAGATGGGAATTTGACCAAAACGATAGAG GGTCCTGACTTGATCATACATCAAACAAAAGAATGTATGGACAAAATGGGTGAATGGTGTCAAAAACATCATGCAGCAAGTG GTTTGACGGAAAATGTGATCCAGAGTAGCATTACTGAAAAAGAAGCTGAACGGAAG GTTGTTGAATTTATCAAGAAACATGTGGGCACATATACTCCTATGATTGCTGGTAATTCAGTATATGTCGATTTTATGTTCTTAAAG AAGTACATGCCTGATTTGGCTAGTATATTCCATCATGTAGTTGTTGATGTCAGCAGCGTTACGGCATTATGTATTCGATGGTTCCCAAAAG AAAAAAAGAAAGCTCCACGAAAGGAGAAGAAGCACAGAGCCATGGATGACATCAAAGAAAGCATAGCAGAGCTCAAATACTACAAGGAAAATGTATTCAAACCGTCCAAGTCTAAAAAGTAA